The Eubacterium maltosivorans genome includes the window ATGATATAGACCTTGGTGTAGCAGGCAATCTTATTCAGATAGCGGCAGGGAAGCTCCAGCGGGTAGCGGTCTAAATAGTTGAGCATTTCCTGAATCTTCAGGGAGCTTCTGAACTCCTCGAAAATGACCACGTCCTGGCCCTTGTAACTGTCAAAAGGATGATCATAGTCTGTGATGCGGTACACATTTTCATAACCGTACTGATCCATGACCGACCGTGTTTTTCCGGTTCCCGTTTCGCCCCAGATATAAGTGACTTCCAAATCCCTTAAAACGTTTTTGAATTTCTCCTCCTTGACAATCTGCCTTGCCCGCTCAATCTTATCAATGTGCATCATGTAAGCCGGGTTCTCCTCGATGATGTCAAAGTTTGATAACCCTTGTTTAATCATGTCGTACAAATCTATGAGGTCATTTCTTTGGCCTTGACGCTCAACAGGCATATCGCCAAACTCCTCATGGGTTTCCGGTAAATTGGTTTCTTTTTTCTTGTCGTTAGCCCACTTCCCTTCTTTGTAAATATAATCCCGGTTTTCTTTACTGGTGCCCTTAGCCATCTCAAAATGCGCACGTTCAAACTTTTTCTTGATGGTGGAAAAGCGCACGGCATCGGAGCAGGCCATAAAGACATGGGTGTGATAAGTACCCGTTTCGCCAATCTCGTCACTTAAGCACCAATA containing:
- a CDS encoding replication protein, whose amino-acid sequence is MKDTRSRKWQITINNPKEKGFTHEKIKEQLGTFKSCVYWCLSDEIGETGTYHTHVFMACSDAVRFSTIKKKFERAHFEMAKGTSKENRDYIYKEGKWANDKKKETNLPETHEEFGDMPVERQGQRNDLIDLYDMIKQGLSNFDIIEENPAYMMHIDKIERARQIVKEEKFKNVLRDLEVTYIWGETGTGKTRSVMDQYGYENVYRITDYDHPFDSYKGQDVVIFEEFRSSLKIQEMLNYLDRYPLELPCRYLNKIACYTKVYIISNIPLTCQYDFIQQQYPETWEAFCRRIYNIKHFTREKPVEDEKIDGFEQLSF